The proteins below come from a single Leptotrichia sp. oral taxon 223 genomic window:
- a CDS encoding FAD-dependent oxidoreductase, whose product MKKYDAIIIGFGKGGKTLAGFLAGKGQNVALIEKSDKMYGGTCINIGCIPTKKLVDSTKVLKNKGLNGIEEKEKFYTESINNKNTLIGALRGKNYEMLATKENIDIYDGFGSFASKNVVNIESNGENVQIEGEKIFINTGSTTIIPGIKGLKESNYVYTSTSIMELKELPKKLTILGAGYIGLEFASMYADFGSEVTVIDLAQRLMPREDEEIADRAKAIFEAKGVKFLLESKIEEIVDKNGKGYVQISQGASKSEIESDAILVAIGRKPNTEGLNLEAAGVKTDEKGAVVVDETLKTTADNIWAMGDVKGGLQFTYISLDDFRIIRDNLYNGGNRTVNDRNVIPYSVFINPPLSRVGMTESEAITKGYEVKTGRLEAIAIPKAKIEGVTDGLLKAVIDAKTDKILGCTLLCNTSHEMINIVAATMKAEQKYTFLKDMIFTHPTMSEALNDLFGSVK is encoded by the coding sequence ATGAAAAAATATGATGCAATAATAATTGGATTTGGAAAAGGTGGAAAAACTTTGGCAGGATTTTTAGCTGGGAAAGGTCAAAATGTGGCTTTGATTGAGAAATCGGACAAGATGTATGGAGGGACTTGTATAAATATTGGGTGTATTCCTACAAAAAAACTTGTTGACAGTACAAAAGTTCTTAAAAATAAAGGATTAAACGGTATTGAGGAAAAGGAGAAATTTTATACAGAAAGTATAAATAATAAAAATACATTAATTGGTGCGTTACGTGGAAAAAATTATGAAATGCTGGCTACAAAGGAAAATATTGATATTTACGATGGATTTGGAAGTTTTGCTTCAAAAAATGTAGTTAATATTGAAAGTAATGGAGAAAATGTTCAGATTGAAGGAGAAAAGATATTTATAAATACAGGTTCGACTACGATAATTCCTGGTATAAAAGGGCTTAAAGAAAGTAATTACGTTTATACAAGTACTTCAATTATGGAACTAAAGGAACTTCCTAAAAAATTGACTATTCTGGGGGCAGGGTACATTGGGCTGGAATTTGCTTCTATGTATGCTGATTTTGGGTCAGAAGTTACAGTAATTGATTTGGCACAAAGACTTATGCCTAGAGAAGATGAAGAAATTGCTGATAGAGCAAAAGCTATATTTGAGGCAAAAGGGGTTAAATTTTTACTAGAATCAAAAATTGAGGAAATTGTTGATAAAAATGGAAAAGGGTATGTGCAAATTTCACAAGGGGCAAGCAAGAGCGAAATTGAATCAGACGCAATTCTTGTTGCAATTGGAAGAAAACCTAATACAGAAGGTCTTAATCTAGAAGCGGCAGGAGTAAAAACTGACGAAAAAGGTGCGGTTGTAGTTGACGAAACATTGAAAACAACAGCTGATAACATTTGGGCAATGGGAGATGTGAAAGGCGGACTTCAATTCACATATATTTCTCTTGATGACTTTAGAATAATAAGAGATAACCTTTACAATGGAGGAAATAGGACAGTAAACGACAGAAATGTAATTCCATATAGCGTATTCATAAATCCACCTTTGTCAAGAGTTGGAATGACTGAAAGCGAAGCAATTACCAAAGGATATGAAGTAAAAACAGGAAGACTTGAAGCAATAGCAATTCCAAAGGCAAAAATAGAAGGTGTAACAGATGGACTGCTTAAAGCAGTTATAGATGCAAAAACAGATAAAATACTGGGATGTACTTTATTATGCAACACTTCCCACGAAATGATAAACATTGTTGCAGCGACTATGAAAGCTGAACAAAAATATACATTCCTAAAAGATATGATATTTACTCATCCGACAATGAGCGAGGCTTTGAATGATTTATTTGGGAGCGTGAAATAA
- a CDS encoding lipopolysaccharide assembly protein LapB → MKKIVLILISILFLVSCARNIPLSEEEKGALKKAKIEIAEMKKNPTMAEKERILQKGREVQRKYLRIGVVYFKSVEKDIPMADYYLARNYSARGENEEALKWARKGSDRGVKEASAFAGQIYANRIDELNARKYYIRAMDQGDYREDTLFRVWVYGERKEIDSEVVEAFKRNLNKNIEVKNTLAFYYQRYNYFDEAEKLYKELVNEKYPNAERLLGELYMSKKDYDKAEEWLLKESEKLFSYSEDNVKYIEEKRARLLRLLSEVYEMKGDYGKAENSLLKAKKLAHKELTLTSLAKLYEKQGKYSQALKINEELEELKKNKKK, encoded by the coding sequence ATGAAAAAAATAGTTTTAATTTTGATAAGTATATTATTTTTAGTGAGCTGTGCCAGAAATATTCCGTTGTCAGAGGAGGAAAAAGGAGCTTTAAAAAAGGCAAAAATAGAAATTGCTGAAATGAAGAAAAATCCCACAATGGCAGAAAAGGAAAGAATTTTGCAAAAGGGTAGAGAAGTTCAGAGAAAATATTTACGGATTGGGGTAGTGTATTTTAAAAGTGTGGAAAAGGATATTCCGATGGCAGATTATTATCTGGCAAGAAATTATAGTGCGAGAGGGGAAAATGAAGAGGCACTGAAATGGGCAAGAAAAGGCTCGGACAGAGGAGTGAAGGAAGCAAGTGCATTTGCAGGGCAGATATATGCTAATCGCATAGATGAGTTAAATGCGAGAAAGTATTATATAAGGGCAATGGATCAAGGAGATTATAGGGAAGACACCTTGTTTAGAGTGTGGGTATATGGAGAAAGGAAGGAAATTGATAGCGAAGTGGTGGAAGCGTTTAAAAGAAATTTAAATAAAAATATTGAGGTAAAAAATACTTTGGCTTTTTACTATCAAAGGTACAATTACTTTGATGAAGCTGAAAAATTGTATAAGGAGCTTGTTAATGAAAAATATCCGAATGCAGAAAGGCTTTTAGGGGAGCTTTATATGTCGAAAAAAGATTATGATAAGGCGGAAGAATGGCTGTTAAAGGAATCAGAAAAATTGTTTTCATATTCAGAAGACAATGTGAAATATATTGAAGAAAAAAGAGCAAGATTATTGCGTCTGTTATCAGAAGTTTACGAAATGAAAGGAGATTATGGCAAGGCTGAAAATAGCCTTTTAAAAGCAAAAAAACTTGCACATAAGGAACTTACATTAACGAGTTTAGCCAAATTGTATGAAAAGCAGGGGAAGTATAGTCAAGCTTTGAAAATAAATGAAGAATTAGAAGAATTGAAGAAAAATAAGAAAAAATAA